The proteins below are encoded in one region of Sphaerodactylus townsendi isolate TG3544 linkage group LG06, MPM_Stown_v2.3, whole genome shotgun sequence:
- the CD79A gene encoding B-cell antigen receptor complex-associated protein alpha chain isoform X1 → MDGNPQRLYALVLLGLFAGHFCGLPDPGTNAEPFNVSDEDEATTKIMLLSEDSRPASKVKTMSQTQNSVNVNAVPTSLLSLEGHDATLKCTFKAPRNVEVFWRRSCYPNCSQTFRDSSSSANPRLDVRGSWTTLSFQQAETKDSGMYYCVVNASGDIYQSCGTFLWVRRPRPTSFLNIRESVKNKIITAEGFLLLICAIGPGLFLLLRKRWENESLLQAKKKYEEENLYEGLNLDECSMYEDISRGLQATYQDIGTVKVIDLQLEKPEKP, encoded by the exons ATGGACGGCAACCCACAAAGGTTGTATGCCTTGGTCCTCCTGGGACTCTTTGCAG GTCACTTTTGCGGCTTGCCGGATCCAGGGACAAATGCAGAGCCATTCAACGTGTCCGATGAAGATGAAGCAACAACCAAGATAATGCTTCTGTCTGAAGACTCCAGGCCAGCTTCAAAAGTTAAAACCATGAGCCAGACCCAGAATTCTGTAAACGTGAATGCTGTTCCTACCTCTCTTTTATCCTTGGAAGGGCATGATGCCACCCTGAAGTGTACATTCAAAGCCCCACGAAATGTTGAAGTCTTTTGGAGAAGATCCTGTTACCCCAACTGCAGCCAGACTTttcgtgacagcagcagcagcgcaaaCCCACGCCTGGATGTAAGAGGCAGTTGGACAACCCTCTCCTTCCAGCAGGCGGAGACCAAAGATTCCGGCATGTACTACTGCGTCGTAAATGCCTCTGGTGATATCTACCAGTCGTGTGGCACATTCCTCTGGGTCCGGA GACCTCGCCCCACCTCCTTCCTGAACATAAGAGAATCCGTCAAAAACAAGATAATCACAGCTGAGGGCTTCCTTCTACTCATCTGTGCTATTGGGCCAGGTCTTTTTCTGCTGTTGAGG AAGAGGTGGGAAAAtgagagcctgctgcaggccaagAAAAAATATGAAGAGGAGAATCTGTACGAG GGACTGAATCTGGACGAGTGCTCCATGTATGAAGATATCTCACGAGGGCTGCAAGCCACTTACCAGGACATAGGCACTGTCAAAGTGATTGATCTGCAGCTGGAAAAGCCAGAGAAACCATGA
- the CD79A gene encoding B-cell antigen receptor complex-associated protein alpha chain isoform X2 produces MDGNPQRLYALVLLGLFAGHFCGLPDPGTNAEPFNVSDEDEATTKIMLLSEDSRPASKVKTMSQTQNSVNVNAVPTSLLSLEGHDATLKCTFKAPRNVEVFWRRSCYPNCSQTFRDSSSSANPRLDVRGSWTTLSFQQAETKDSGMYYCVVNASGDIYQSCGTFLWVRRPRPTSFLNIRESVKNKIITAEGFLLLICAIGPGLFLLLRRWENESLLQAKKKYEEENLYEGLNLDECSMYEDISRGLQATYQDIGTVKVIDLQLEKPEKP; encoded by the exons ATGGACGGCAACCCACAAAGGTTGTATGCCTTGGTCCTCCTGGGACTCTTTGCAG GTCACTTTTGCGGCTTGCCGGATCCAGGGACAAATGCAGAGCCATTCAACGTGTCCGATGAAGATGAAGCAACAACCAAGATAATGCTTCTGTCTGAAGACTCCAGGCCAGCTTCAAAAGTTAAAACCATGAGCCAGACCCAGAATTCTGTAAACGTGAATGCTGTTCCTACCTCTCTTTTATCCTTGGAAGGGCATGATGCCACCCTGAAGTGTACATTCAAAGCCCCACGAAATGTTGAAGTCTTTTGGAGAAGATCCTGTTACCCCAACTGCAGCCAGACTTttcgtgacagcagcagcagcgcaaaCCCACGCCTGGATGTAAGAGGCAGTTGGACAACCCTCTCCTTCCAGCAGGCGGAGACCAAAGATTCCGGCATGTACTACTGCGTCGTAAATGCCTCTGGTGATATCTACCAGTCGTGTGGCACATTCCTCTGGGTCCGGA GACCTCGCCCCACCTCCTTCCTGAACATAAGAGAATCCGTCAAAAACAAGATAATCACAGCTGAGGGCTTCCTTCTACTCATCTGTGCTATTGGGCCAGGTCTTTTTCTGCTGTTGAGG AGGTGGGAAAAtgagagcctgctgcaggccaagAAAAAATATGAAGAGGAGAATCTGTACGAG GGACTGAATCTGGACGAGTGCTCCATGTATGAAGATATCTCACGAGGGCTGCAAGCCACTTACCAGGACATAGGCACTGTCAAAGTGATTGATCTGCAGCTGGAAAAGCCAGAGAAACCATGA
- the CD79A gene encoding B-cell antigen receptor complex-associated protein alpha chain isoform X3 — MLLSEDSRPASKVKTMSQTQNSVNVNAVPTSLLSLEGHDATLKCTFKAPRNVEVFWRRSCYPNCSQTFRDSSSSANPRLDVRGSWTTLSFQQAETKDSGMYYCVVNASGDIYQSCGTFLWVRRPRPTSFLNIRESVKNKIITAEGFLLLICAIGPGLFLLLRKRWENESLLQAKKKYEEENLYEGLNLDECSMYEDISRGLQATYQDIGTVKVIDLQLEKPEKP; from the exons ATGCTTCTGTCTGAAGACTCCAGGCCAGCTTCAAAAGTTAAAACCATGAGCCAGACCCAGAATTCTGTAAACGTGAATGCTGTTCCTACCTCTCTTTTATCCTTGGAAGGGCATGATGCCACCCTGAAGTGTACATTCAAAGCCCCACGAAATGTTGAAGTCTTTTGGAGAAGATCCTGTTACCCCAACTGCAGCCAGACTTttcgtgacagcagcagcagcgcaaaCCCACGCCTGGATGTAAGAGGCAGTTGGACAACCCTCTCCTTCCAGCAGGCGGAGACCAAAGATTCCGGCATGTACTACTGCGTCGTAAATGCCTCTGGTGATATCTACCAGTCGTGTGGCACATTCCTCTGGGTCCGGA GACCTCGCCCCACCTCCTTCCTGAACATAAGAGAATCCGTCAAAAACAAGATAATCACAGCTGAGGGCTTCCTTCTACTCATCTGTGCTATTGGGCCAGGTCTTTTTCTGCTGTTGAGG AAGAGGTGGGAAAAtgagagcctgctgcaggccaagAAAAAATATGAAGAGGAGAATCTGTACGAG GGACTGAATCTGGACGAGTGCTCCATGTATGAAGATATCTCACGAGGGCTGCAAGCCACTTACCAGGACATAGGCACTGTCAAAGTGATTGATCTGCAGCTGGAAAAGCCAGAGAAACCATGA